A DNA window from Nitrososphaerota archaeon contains the following coding sequences:
- a CDS encoding peptidyl-tRNA hydrolase — protein MSSHWEYKQVIAVRTDLKMGRGKVAVQAAHAAILAAEEARMHKPQWYRAWMESGMAKIAVKVPSLEELKKVEEEARENDLPVATVEDRGLTQVPPGTITCLAIGPAPASKVDSITGKLKLL, from the coding sequence ATGTCAAGCCATTGGGAGTATAAGCAAGTGATAGCAGTCAGAACAGATCTGAAGATGGGTAGGGGTAAGGTCGCTGTCCAAGCTGCGCACGCAGCCATCCTAGCAGCTGAAGAAGCTAGGATGCATAAACCGCAGTGGTACCGGGCTTGGATGGAAAGTGGTATGGCGAAGATAGCTGTCAAAGTCCCATCTTTAGAGGAGTTGAAGAAGGTTGAGGAAGAAGCTAGGGAAAACGATCTACCGGTAGCGACTGTAGAGGATAGAGGGCTCACACAGGTGCCTCCAGGCACCATTACGTGCCTAGCTATAGGTCCTGCTCCAGCAAGTAAAGTAGACTCGATAACAGGTAAATTGAAGCTGCTTTAA
- a CDS encoding FAD-binding protein, whose protein sequence is MHTVDYDVVIAGGGLAGLLAAREVASKGLNVAVFEEDLEIGVPDKCDGLVSMR, encoded by the coding sequence ATGCATACAGTAGATTATGATGTGGTCATAGCCGGAGGAGGGTTGGCTGGTCTACTAGCAGCAAGGGAGGTTGCTTCTAAAGGGTTGAATGTCGCTGTCTTCGAAGAGGATCTAGAAATAGGTGTACCTGATAAGTGTGATGGGCTTGTGAGCATGAGA